A part of Diceros bicornis minor isolate mBicDic1 chromosome 32, mDicBic1.mat.cur, whole genome shotgun sequence genomic DNA contains:
- the RPL13 gene encoding large ribosomal subunit protein eL13 has product MAPSRNGMILKPHFHKDWQRRVATWFNQPARKIRRRKARQAKARRIAPRPACGPVRPVVRCPTVRYHTRVRAGRGFSLEELRVAGIHKKVARTIGISVDPRRRNKSTESLQANVQRLKEYRSKLILFPRRPSAPKKGDSSAEELKLATQLMGPVMPIRNVYKKEKARVITEEEKNFKAFASLRMARANARLFGIRAKRAKEAAEQDVEKKK; this is encoded by the exons ATGGCGCCCAGTCGGAATGGCATGATCCTCAAGCCGCACTTCCACAAGGACTGGCAGCGGCGTGTGGCCACGTGGTTCAACCAGCCGGCGCGGAAGATCCGCAG GCGCAAGGCCCGGCAGGCCAAGGCTCGGCGCATCGCCCCGCGGCCCGCGTGCGGCCCAGTCCGGCCCGTCGTGCGCTGCCCCACCGTGAGGTACCACACCCGCGTGCGCGCCGGCAGGGGTTTCAGCCTGGAGGAGCTGCGG GTGGCCGGCATCCACAAGAAGGTGGCCCGGACCATCGGGATCTCAGTGGACCCTAGGAGGCGGAACAAGTCCACCGAGTCCCTGCAGGCCAACGTGCAACGGCTGAAGGAGTACCGCTCcaagctcattctcttccccagGAGGCCCTCGGCCCCCAAGAAGGGGGACAGCTCG GCCGAAGAACTCAAATTGGCCACCCAGCTGATGGGACCAGTCATGCCCATACGGAAT GTCTATAAGAAGGAGAAAGCCAGGGTCATCACGGAGGAGGAGAAGAACTTCAAGGCCTTCGCCAGTCTCCGCATGGCCCGTGCCAACGCCCGGCTCTTTGGCATCCGGGCAAAAAGGGCCAAGGAGGCTGCAGAGCAGGATGtcgaaaagaaaaaataa